The genomic stretch GGTTCTTCTGGCGGTTCTTCGGTGGGCGGTTCTTCTAGGGATGGTTCAACGGGAGCAGGTTCGATCGCCGGGGCAGGGATAGCGGCAACAGGTTCGTTAATCAGTTCGCTAGCAGTTTCGTTAGCAGAGGCAGGTTCGCTAAACTGTGCAGCAGACCCCGGCAGAGACGATTCTGATTCAGCAGTTGGTTCAGTCTGCAATTCTTCAGGGACGATCGGGGGTTCCGGCTCATCCTCGGTCACAATAATGGTGATCTCCTCTGACTCTGGCTCACCGGGTTTCCAGAGATCGCTCGTTTTGAGGAACAAGCCAGCTCCGTGTAAGGCGATCGATCCTGCAAGGCTAGCCATAACGAATCGCTTGAGGGCTTTTGCCTGTTTTTCTCGCTGCTGAGCGACTGTATCTGAGAACGTCATTCGTTCTACCTGTTACTTGTTGAGAATATTTGCTATAACCTGCTCATCCTAAAATCTGCCCGTCACCCTGTCAATCCGATTGATGGCGCGATCGCATGAGCTTTTTGTAGTCCTGAAGACGTTATCTAGCCTTAAGTTAGGGATCACATACAATTTTCAGCCTTGCCAGAGGTGCAAACTCAAACCGAGGTCGCTGCACTGATAACGAAAATAGTTGACATCAGCAATAGTATCTTATACTTTCTTTTTGAGAGTAGTTCTCAATAAATAACGCTTAGCCTGCCAGCTTTGTGAATTGCCAGCTTAATGAGTTGCTGGCTTTACGAGCTGGCTGTACCGCAGTGGAAACCTGAAATGTTAATCATCGAGTTATTTTGGGCGGGTGGGATCGTCATGATTCCCCTATTGGCATTTTCGATCGTGGCGATTGCCCTGATTATCGAACGTCTGGTGTTCTGGGCACGAATTAATCGTCGTCAAAAGCCTGTTGTACGCGACGTCTTACGAACCTATCCCTACGATTTGCAGACTGCCTTGCAGAAGTTAAAACAGAATGCAGATTTGCCGATCGCCCGCATTTTTCTGGAGGGTCTGGAGGTCAATCATTTTCCGCCCCACGCTTTTCGTCTGACGCTGGAGGGTGCAACCCAGGCGGAATTGCCCACGCTGCGACGCTTCAACACGGTCTTTGATACGATCGTCACCCTATCTCCTTTGCTGGGCTTGCTTGGAACGGTGACAGGACTGATCCGATCGTTTGCTTCCCTCAATTTAGGCAGTGTGGGTGGGGAAAGTGCGCTGCAAGTGACAGGCGGGATCAGCGAAGCATTAGTTTCGACCGCTGCCGGACTGATTGTGGCAGTCTTTACTCTGCTGTTTGCCAATGTGTTTCGCGGCTTGTACCGCAGACAGATTTCAGCAATTCAGGAATACGGTAGCCAGCTTGAAGTGCTGCATCTCAGCCAGCATGAAGGATTTGAAGGATACAAGGCACTAGTCGCAGCAGAGCAATTATGAGGATTTCAGACGATATCGAAGATTCACCGCAGATTAACATTGTGCCGATGATTGATGTCATCTTCGCAATTTTGACATTTTTCATCATGGCATCACTGTTTTTAAGTCGTTCCGAAGGATTGCCCGTTAATTTACCCCAGGCACAGACCGCTCAATCTCAGAATCAAAGCAAGATTACCGTTACGGTGAATCAGCAGGGAGATGTATTTCTCGATCGCCAGCCTATCCAGGTTGATGATTTAGCCGATCGCGTAAGAACTCTCATTGGTAATCAGGAAAGATTAGTCGTGATCAATGCCGATGAGAAGGTGGAATACAGTCGCGTTGTTGCAGTGATGGATCAGCTGCGATCGGTTGAAGGGGTAAAGCTGGGGATTTCGACTCGTCGCCCCTGAAGGAATGGGGAGTGGGGAATGGGGAATCGGAAGTGAAGGGTGAGGGGATGGGAAGAGTGGCTGTAATGCGGCTGGCGGGGTTAGGGATCAGCGTTTTTTTATTGCTTGGGTGTCTGGTTATTAGCGTAACTTTGGGCGCGGCGGATATTGATGTGGGAACGGTTTGGCGATCGCTGACTGCGTTTGATGGTTCAACGAATCACCTGATTATTACAACCGTGCGGCTGCCCAGAGTACTAATTGCGCTGGTTGTGGGAGCGGCTTTAGGCGTTGCGGGATCGTTGATGCAGGGAATTACTCGCAATGCGCTGGCAGATCCGGGAATTTTAGGCATCAGTGCGGGAGCTGCTTTTGCAGTGGTCGCAACAACCTTCTTCACAGGAACGGGATCGATTCAGGCTTATACCTGGGCTGCTTTTGCAGGAGGAGCGATCGCTGCCATTGCCGTTTATGCGCTGGGATCAGTGGGAAGAAGCGGCACAACGCCCCTGAAGCTCATTTTGGCGGGAGCCGTTTTAACCTATCTGCTGTCCGCCCTCACCACGGGGATTCTGATTCTGAATCAGCGTACCCTCGACGAAGTCCGCTTCTGGCTCGCGGGATCAGTTGCCGGACGAGATATGAGCGTTTTACTGCCCGTTCTTCCCTATCTTGGTGTTGGGCTGGTAATTGCTTTCGGGATAGGTAGACAAATTACGGCTCTGACCCTGGGTGACGAGGTTGCCAAAGGACTGGGACTGAGAACCGGATGGATTAAGGCGATCGCTTCT from Leptolyngbya ohadii IS1 encodes the following:
- a CDS encoding MotA/TolQ/ExbB proton channel family protein; the encoded protein is MLIIELFWAGGIVMIPLLAFSIVAIALIIERLVFWARINRRQKPVVRDVLRTYPYDLQTALQKLKQNADLPIARIFLEGLEVNHFPPHAFRLTLEGATQAELPTLRRFNTVFDTIVTLSPLLGLLGTVTGLIRSFASLNLGSVGGESALQVTGGISEALVSTAAGLIVAVFTLLFANVFRGLYRRQISAIQEYGSQLEVLHLSQHEGFEGYKALVAAEQL
- a CDS encoding ExbD/TolR family protein; the protein is MRISDDIEDSPQINIVPMIDVIFAILTFFIMASLFLSRSEGLPVNLPQAQTAQSQNQSKITVTVNQQGDVFLDRQPIQVDDLADRVRTLIGNQERLVVINADEKVEYSRVVAVMDQLRSVEGVKLGISTRRP
- a CDS encoding FecCD family ABC transporter permease, which translates into the protein MGRVAVMRLAGLGISVFLLLGCLVISVTLGAADIDVGTVWRSLTAFDGSTNHLIITTVRLPRVLIALVVGAALGVAGSLMQGITRNALADPGILGISAGAAFAVVATTFFTGTGSIQAYTWAAFAGGAIAAIAVYALGSVGRSGTTPLKLILAGAVLTYLLSALTTGILILNQRTLDEVRFWLAGSVAGRDMSVLLPVLPYLGVGLVIAFGIGRQITALTLGDEVAKGLGLRTGWIKAIASIVVVLLAGSAVALAGPISFIGLVIPHVVRFWVGVDYRWILPYAAIWGAALLTIADLVGRIIIKPQELPVGIMMALIGAPFFVYLARRNVKQ